The Parvibaculaceae bacterium PLY_AMNH_Bact1 genome window below encodes:
- a CDS encoding hypothetical protein (Derived by automated computational analysis using gene prediction method: GeneMarkS-2+.) codes for MSSVVVKSEAMIAFASLWYDARDEAGVSIPAKSDLPLRGLAAFMPNLLLHRIDENGHAFCLLFGTALTDAFGENLTGTYLEERMTTVDATKRRETFEAFYREHGEGTPFGRWVSGTLNSRTGNVIGFESLAFPYIEPSDGSTRQMVHVLPLDNLSYGDRLIPHFAEETVHMFRPDGPRPAWLGPRSAI; via the coding sequence GTGTCATCAGTGGTTGTTAAGTCAGAAGCAATGATCGCGTTTGCCTCGCTTTGGTATGACGCGCGCGATGAAGCCGGTGTTTCCATACCTGCCAAGTCTGACCTGCCCTTGCGGGGCTTGGCCGCTTTCATGCCAAATCTATTGCTGCATCGAATTGATGAGAATGGCCACGCGTTCTGCCTTCTCTTCGGCACAGCACTCACGGATGCGTTTGGCGAAAACCTTACTGGTACCTATCTGGAAGAGCGCATGACGACGGTTGATGCCACAAAACGCAGAGAAACCTTTGAGGCTTTCTACAGAGAACATGGAGAAGGCACGCCGTTTGGTCGGTGGGTCAGCGGCACACTCAACAGCCGAACAGGCAACGTGATTGGATTCGAAAGCCTGGCATTTCCCTATATTGAGCCGTCCGATGGCTCTACGCGACAAATGGTTCACGTTCTGCCGCTGGACAATTTGAGCTATGGCGACCGGTTGATCCCTCATTTTGCAGAGGAAACCGTGCACATGTTCCGGCCGGATGGCCCACGACCTGCTTGGCTTGGCCCTCGTTCCGCGATCTGA
- a CDS encoding PAS domain-containing protein (Derived by automated computational analysis using gene prediction method: Protein Homology.), which produces MGKSKLVSEATLALADLWYRTRDGLGVRAPHKRDLPLRELAPFMPYIALVRFDSDGRAKYELFGTQLVEWAGVDLTGHYLDETLTPEAVAQRENGLMVFHETASSDALRARWSVGTATTTSGRVVQIEDLALPYFDGQASEMRHLNFASILGTLDFGEGMSGFVEADEMIWFDAAKTRPSWLSMAAPGQG; this is translated from the coding sequence GTGGGCAAATCAAAACTGGTGTCTGAGGCCACATTGGCACTTGCCGATCTGTGGTATCGCACGCGCGATGGTTTAGGTGTTCGTGCCCCTCACAAGAGGGATCTGCCGCTCAGGGAGCTTGCCCCTTTCATGCCTTACATCGCGCTGGTCCGCTTTGATTCGGACGGCCGGGCAAAATACGAACTCTTCGGAACACAACTTGTCGAGTGGGCTGGTGTTGACCTTACTGGCCATTACCTGGATGAGACCTTAACCCCAGAGGCCGTAGCCCAACGTGAAAATGGATTGATGGTTTTTCACGAAACAGCAAGTTCAGATGCACTACGCGCGCGCTGGTCCGTCGGCACTGCGACAACGACAAGTGGCCGGGTGGTTCAGATAGAGGACCTGGCATTGCCCTACTTCGATGGACAGGCATCGGAGATGCGCCATCTAAACTTCGCCTCCATTTTGGGAACACTGGATTTTGGCGAGGGGATGTCCGGCTTTGTTGAAGCTGATGAAATGATCTGGTTCGATGCAGCCAAAACGCGCCCTAGCTGGCTCTCTATGGCCGCCCCAGGACAGGGCTAA
- a CDS encoding DUF4188 domain-containing protein (Derived by automated computational analysis using gene prediction method: Protein Homology.) — protein MSTIISQRMTAEIDGDFVVFLIGMRINKWWLPHKWVPVSRAMFRMLKELENSNAEETGFLGVERAGSLFIQYWRSFDHLETYARAGDHEHWPAWARFNALLGKTRGDVGIWHETYLVKAGSYENVYSGMPPFGLGKAMEPQGGLIPATGSREAARDRLRSQ, from the coding sequence ATGTCCACCATCATCTCCCAACGCATGACCGCTGAAATTGACGGTGACTTTGTTGTCTTTCTGATCGGCATGCGGATCAATAAGTGGTGGCTGCCGCATAAATGGGTGCCGGTCTCGCGCGCCATGTTCCGCATGCTGAAAGAGCTTGAAAATTCAAATGCTGAGGAAACAGGGTTTCTCGGTGTGGAGCGTGCCGGTAGCCTCTTCATCCAATATTGGCGATCCTTCGATCACCTGGAAACCTATGCGCGCGCAGGTGACCACGAACACTGGCCGGCCTGGGCACGGTTTAACGCCCTGTTAGGCAAGACCCGTGGCGATGTGGGCATCTGGCATGAAACCTATCTCGTCAAAGCCGGTTCTTACGAGAACGTCTATAGCGGTATGCCGCCCTTTGGCCTTGGCAAGGCCATGGAGCCACAAGGCGGTTTGATCCCAGCGACGGGCTCTCGCGAGGCTGCCCGGGACCGTCTACGCTCACAATAA
- a CDS encoding cupin domain-containing protein (Derived by automated computational analysis using gene prediction method: Protein Homology.) — protein MKLMSILSVALSTLALSSFSDPALASHHEAGEQAAAAAEAPDANIDTTSNPGFIAQSVDEIELQRVPGLEGITAAILYGDPETPGPYVLRVRFDTEVRSPPHSHNQDRFITVIEGTWHFGTGVSGGCAATKPLPAGSFAFHPKGELHFDGSCGDPVVVEIRGQGPVTTDFIQFN, from the coding sequence ATGAAACTGATGTCGATCTTGAGTGTGGCCCTCAGCACCCTCGCCTTGTCCAGCTTCTCTGACCCTGCCCTTGCCAGCCATCATGAAGCCGGGGAACAAGCCGCAGCTGCAGCCGAAGCCCCCGACGCCAACATCGATACCACTTCTAATCCCGGGTTCATCGCACAGAGCGTCGACGAGATTGAGCTTCAACGTGTACCGGGACTGGAAGGGATTACCGCCGCCATCCTCTATGGCGACCCAGAGACGCCGGGCCCCTATGTGCTGCGTGTCCGGTTTGACACAGAAGTGCGCAGCCCGCCCCACTCCCACAATCAGGATCGCTTTATCACCGTGATTGAGGGCACCTGGCATTTTGGCACCGGGGTTTCGGGCGGCTGTGCCGCGACCAAGCCGCTGCCTGCTGGCAGCTTCGCCTTTCACCCCAAAGGGGAGTTGCACTTTGATGGGTCCTGCGGCGATCCGGTGGTTGTGGAAATTCGCGGCCAGGGTCCGGTCACCACCGACTTCATTCAGTTCAACTAA
- a CDS encoding hypothetical protein (Derived by automated computational analysis using gene prediction method: GeneMarkS-2+.), with amino-acid sequence MTRDDEPDGKAERHTNTPQDQKPEEDRTLAFLPPHTRMHYNDADARMQNTLSHVNPARAVTFLQSMHGPQAGQEALLRALTAERLLHRVTARYWLDVYDKLVE; translated from the coding sequence ATGACCCGAGATGATGAGCCAGATGGCAAAGCCGAGCGCCATACCAACACTCCCCAAGACCAAAAGCCGGAAGAGGATCGCACCCTCGCCTTTCTGCCTCCGCACACGCGCATGCATTACAATGATGCAGACGCGCGGATGCAGAACACGCTTTCCCATGTAAACCCGGCGCGGGCGGTAACGTTTCTGCAGAGCATGCATGGCCCCCAGGCGGGACAGGAAGCGCTGTTACGGGCGCTGACAGCTGAGCGCTTGCTGCACCGGGTCACGGCGCGCTACTGGCTGGATGTGTATGACAAGTTGGTTGAGTGA
- a CDS encoding pentapeptide repeat-containing protein (Derived by automated computational analysis using gene prediction method: Protein Homology.) — protein sequence MSFIRPEDRRARLRRTSETTASSSSLTDNEIAQIDAINNTSSYCRTLFFSYLALGATLFILVSGTTHEDLLRETPVKMPLFDIGVPLLTFYVVAPFLFALFHFNLLNKLSQLRMQIEDMGDIERGLIRERLFPFDYTLLIGGFGKNQRENIVLWAIVGPALYFLPVALIIYTQYKFLAYHSTPITTWHSFLVLLSVASLALFHAGSESPAQLTVAALRRYAIALTIWASSGFFLTPPDSWIDKSITKNLWEDVEAVGMYRNLELPGRTFWASDPPPEIIAAYIEKYGPDDPKVEEARVRYGHPMDLRGRDLRYAVLFSASLIGAHMEGAQLQRANISSAQLQGASLRNARLQGARLFNTRLQSADLGHAELQRVRMDNALLQGADLSRAQLNEALLSQAQLQGADLIFADLRGASLRFAELQAARLRKTQLQGADLSYANLESADLEEAALQGATLLWARLQGADLEGAGLQGADLRFTQLQSASFINTFINLADFTEAEAWKPSNAEREAFWTRLRKLAEDLPDGYGRRMQREIDKASERPLVPDFGPSESLHLRVAGSLAGTGPAFAGWSGDNKGNYRYMLHQFLGNLSCESSAAVSNGIARSRADNSPDGVMLARALVEHQCTDGQALSERLSIEAKIWLARIIARDDKRLAAEAAEKD from the coding sequence ATGTCATTCATCCGACCGGAAGATCGACGGGCGCGCTTGCGTCGAACGAGTGAGACCACTGCATCTTCCAGTAGTCTGACTGATAATGAAATTGCGCAGATTGATGCGATCAACAACACATCATCCTACTGCCGCACGCTTTTCTTTTCATACCTTGCCCTCGGCGCAACCCTCTTCATTCTGGTGAGCGGGACCACCCACGAAGACCTGCTCCGTGAAACGCCGGTCAAAATGCCTCTCTTCGACATTGGCGTGCCACTGCTCACCTTCTATGTCGTTGCACCATTCTTGTTTGCGCTCTTTCATTTCAATCTATTGAACAAGCTGTCGCAGTTGCGCATGCAAATTGAAGACATGGGAGATATAGAAAGAGGACTCATTCGGGAACGTCTCTTTCCTTTCGACTATACGCTTCTGATTGGTGGTTTCGGAAAGAACCAGCGGGAGAACATTGTGTTATGGGCGATTGTTGGTCCTGCTCTCTATTTCTTGCCGGTGGCGTTGATTATATACACCCAGTACAAATTTCTCGCTTACCACAGCACCCCAATAACAACTTGGCATTCCTTCCTGGTGCTTCTGAGTGTTGCATCTCTTGCTTTGTTTCACGCAGGCTCAGAGAGCCCTGCTCAACTTACCGTCGCTGCTCTTAGGCGATATGCCATAGCGCTGACAATCTGGGCAAGTTCCGGCTTTTTCTTGACGCCACCAGATTCATGGATCGATAAATCGATAACAAAAAATTTGTGGGAGGATGTCGAGGCGGTCGGTATGTACCGAAACCTAGAACTTCCTGGACGCACATTTTGGGCTTCCGATCCGCCACCAGAAATTATTGCAGCTTACATTGAAAAATACGGTCCAGACGATCCAAAGGTTGAAGAGGCGCGCGTGAGATATGGCCACCCAATGGACTTGCGTGGGCGCGATCTACGCTATGCTGTTTTGTTTAGTGCAAGCCTTATTGGGGCACATATGGAGGGCGCTCAGCTTCAACGTGCAAATATTTCTAGTGCCCAACTTCAAGGGGCAAGTTTGCGAAATGCCCGGCTTCAAGGTGCGCGCTTGTTCAATACTCGACTTCAGAGTGCGGATCTGGGCCACGCTGAGCTTCAGAGGGTAAGGATGGATAACGCTCTGCTCCAGGGTGCGGACTTAAGCCGAGCCCAGCTTAATGAGGCTCTCTTGAGCCAAGCTCAACTCCAAGGCGCGGACTTGATCTTTGCTGATCTTCGGGGAGCCAGCTTGAGATTTGCCGAGCTCCAAGCGGCGAGACTCAGAAAAACTCAGCTGCAGGGAGCAGATTTGAGCTATGCTAACCTTGAGAGTGCAGACTTGGAGGAAGCAGCTCTACAGGGTGCAACCCTGCTTTGGGCCCGGCTGCAGGGTGCGGATCTTGAGGGGGCTGGGCTTCAGGGTGCAGACTTGCGTTTTACCCAGCTTCAGAGTGCTAGTTTCATCAACACTTTTATCAATTTGGCAGACTTTACCGAGGCTGAGGCTTGGAAGCCCTCCAATGCAGAGAGAGAGGCATTCTGGACTCGACTCCGTAAGCTAGCAGAGGACCTGCCAGATGGTTATGGGCGCCGAATGCAACGCGAGATAGATAAGGCATCAGAAAGACCTCTAGTTCCTGATTTTGGTCCGTCTGAGTCGCTGCACCTGCGCGTCGCAGGAAGTCTGGCCGGTACCGGTCCAGCGTTTGCAGGCTGGTCTGGCGATAATAAGGGCAACTATCGATACATGCTCCATCAATTCTTGGGTAATCTATCATGCGAAAGTTCCGCGGCCGTCAGCAATGGCATCGCGCGCAGCAGAGCTGACAACTCCCCAGATGGTGTCATGTTAGCACGTGCGCTAGTTGAGCATCAGTGTACCGACGGGCAAGCACTCTCAGAGAGATTGTCAATTGAGGCAAAGATCTGGCTGGCCAGGATAATTGCCCGTGATGATAAGAGACTTGCTGCGGAAGCAGCAGAGAAGGATTAG
- a CDS encoding DUF1330 domain-containing protein (Derived by automated computational analysis using gene prediction method: Protein Homology.), translated as MSETPKGYWIAHATVTDQAKYDEYRAGVAAPFKKYGARFLARGGDFEVVEGQTKERHIVVEFPSVAAAKECFHSPEYQAAKAKRKGASENDVIIVEGV; from the coding sequence ATGAGCGAAACTCCCAAAGGATATTGGATCGCCCACGCTACCGTTACCGACCAGGCAAAGTATGACGAGTACCGCGCCGGCGTCGCCGCACCGTTTAAGAAATATGGCGCGAGGTTCCTCGCCCGCGGTGGTGACTTTGAGGTGGTGGAAGGCCAGACTAAGGAACGCCACATTGTCGTGGAGTTCCCAAGTGTCGCGGCGGCAAAGGAATGCTTCCACTCACCGGAATATCAGGCGGCCAAAGCCAAACGCAAAGGCGCGTCAGAGAATGACGTGATTATCGTGGAGGGGGTTTGA
- a CDS encoding hypothetical protein (Derived by automated computational analysis using gene prediction method: GeneMarkS-2+.) produces MLQSLSFKERNIVAYLFSMVLVFSVYGWVVSGLADAGRFDGPDALALLGTCILALVVGTIVVTFVIVIAFNIVLTKVAGDAEDETAYLMDERDRMIELKSLKVAHYLTGTGVCLSMLVLAFGGSAFLVFHLVMFSFAGADIIASLVQFRFYRKGA; encoded by the coding sequence ATGCTGCAATCCCTGTCCTTCAAAGAGCGAAATATCGTCGCCTATCTTTTCAGTATGGTGCTGGTGTTCAGCGTCTATGGCTGGGTGGTCTCGGGCCTCGCGGACGCTGGACGGTTTGACGGTCCGGACGCGTTGGCGCTGCTCGGCACCTGCATCCTCGCGCTGGTTGTCGGCACCATTGTCGTGACCTTTGTCATCGTGATTGCTTTCAACATTGTGCTGACAAAAGTTGCTGGCGACGCGGAAGACGAGACGGCCTACCTGATGGATGAGCGCGACCGGATGATTGAACTAAAAAGTCTCAAGGTCGCCCACTATCTGACGGGCACCGGGGTGTGTCTCTCCATGCTGGTACTGGCCTTTGGTGGCAGTGCATTCCTTGTCTTCCATCTCGTCATGTTTTCCTTTGCCGGCGCGGACATCATCGCGTCTCTGGTGCAGTTCCGCTTTTACCGGAAGGGCGCCTGA
- a CDS encoding helix-turn-helix transcriptional regulator (Derived by automated computational analysis using gene prediction method: Protein Homology.) produces MAKDKGAARPKKTRVANNIRRLRFDHDEMTQKELAERVGVTRQTIVAIEKAAYSPSLELAFLIAREFGRPLEEVFSFEDG; encoded by the coding sequence ATGGCCAAAGACAAGGGAGCCGCTCGCCCCAAGAAGACGCGCGTAGCGAACAATATCCGCCGTCTGCGGTTCGATCATGATGAAATGACGCAGAAGGAGCTGGCAGAGCGTGTCGGTGTCACCCGCCAGACCATTGTCGCGATTGAGAAGGCCGCCTATTCGCCGTCGCTGGAGCTTGCCTTCCTCATTGCGCGTGAGTTCGGCCGGCCACTCGAAGAGGTTTTTTCGTTCGAGGACGGGTGA